The genomic window ACCGGCAGAAACGCATCATCTACCACCCCGACCCCAAGCGGGTTGGCGATCTGGTGAAAAACAATGTCGTGGTTGACCGCGTCGCGGCCGGCCAGTCGGGCAAGGGCGGCACGGTCAACTCGCAGGGCGTCAGGATGCTGGCGGGCTATGCGCCGGTGACTTCGACGGGGTGGGGGATTGTTGCCCAGCGGCCGGAGGCGGCCACACTGGCACCGCTGGCCCAGCTGATGCAGAGCACGCTGTACAGGGCGCTGCCGGCCACCCTGCTGACCTTGATCCTGATCCTGTGGAGTGCCCGCTTGATTTCGCGCCCGCTGCATCTGCTGGCCGATGGCGCGCGCAAGATGGAGGATCCGTCCTCGGCGAAGGACATCCGCTCGGTGAAGTCCTGGTATTTCGAATCGCGCGAGCTGAAAAAGGCACTGTTGATCGGTATCGACGCCTTCCATAAAAGTTTCACCAAGCTGCGCGAGGACACCGCCACCGATCCGCTGACCCAGCTCGGCAATCGCCGGCGGCTGGACGAGGCGTTGGCCAACTTCGAGCGCCAGGCAACCACGTTCTCGGTAATTTCGATGGATATCGATCACTTCAAGAAAGTGAACGATATCCACGGCCATGCAGCCGGTGACGCAGCACTGCAGCAGCTTGCCCAGCGCATGCGCGAGGCCTGTCGTGCCTATGATGTGCCGCTGCGTGTGGGGGGTGAAGAGTTCCTGATCCTGCTGCCATCCACCACCCTGGCAACTGCGGCCCAGGTAGCCGAGCGTCTGCGCAAGGCGGTGGAGGAAATGAAGATTCCGACCGTCGGCACGATTACCATTTCATTGGGCGTTGCCAATTGGCCGCAGAGCAGTTTTGAGGTGGAGGCCGTGCTCAAGGCCGCTGATGAAATGCTGTATGTGTCCAAGCGCAGCGGCCGGAATCGTGTTTCGGTGCACCAGCGGGAGCTCGGCGCTGCCGGCTAGACCGGCAGGAGTGGGGCGGGGAGCGCAGGCGCGGCGATGGCTTGCAACTGTCTTCGCCGTCTTGTCGTAGCCCGCGCCCTTGGTAGGCGTTTTCCTACATACATGCAGGAAAGCGGATAGCATCATTGGCAGCTTCGCTGCGGGTCAGCAGCTTTGTCCGGGACGAATTGCATGCGCCAGCGGTTGCTCTGTTTTGTAGTGGGTGGTGCGTTGACGTTGTCGCTGCTCAGCGGTTGCGACCAGGAGGGAAATCTCTCCCTCAGCGGCAAGGCCGAGGCGCTGCAGGCGGCCAGCACGTTCGATGCAAGCACGCGCCCGATGCTGAGCGGCACGCAGGCGATATCAACCCTGCTGCAAGGCACTGGCCTTGGCGTGGAGGGGCAGGCATCGCTGCCGGCTTACAGCGATATCGAATTTTTCCCGATCACCCGTGCCGATGCGTTCGATGCATTCAGCGCACCCGGGCTCAGCCGCCGCGCGGAGGCCGAGGTTGATCTGTCCGGCATCGATTTCGACAAACAGTTTGCCTTCCTGGTGGCACACCCCAGTTCCAGTTCCTATGGCGCAGTGACCTCGGGCCAGTACGCCAAGTATTTCAGCAAGGTGCTGCCGTCCTATGAAAAAGACAGGGTCGTGCTGCGTATCGATGCAAGCAGGCTGGGCGATATCGACCCCATGACTGCCATGACCGGCAAGTGGGAAGGCAGCGTCTACGCGGTGGAGCGGCGCGGGCGGGACAAGCTGGAAGTGCGTCTTTATGACGATAGCTATGTCTATTCGCTTGCCGCGGACGCCAATACCGGCATGCCGGTGGGCGCGGTGGCACCTGCGCAATAGGTAGGATGACGCCTGTGCCGTGCCCGATGTGGGGTTGGTAACAGGACGCGTCGAACGCCGCTTGGCGTAAAATGCCCGGGTCGGGCCCCGCCCTGGTCGTCGGAGTTGCAAGCCATGTTTTCACGGACGCGCAGCCTGCCTGCTGCGATGCAGGTGCCGGTCGGTAGCTGCCGTCATTGCCTGCGCAACCAGCAGGGTGGTCTGCAGTGACCGATACCCCGGCCAACGACGCTGCCGAAGCGGTGACGGACGAACACTGGATGCGCCACGCTTTGGCGCTGGCCGACCGCGCCCAGCGTGAGTTCGACGAAATACCGGTGGGCGCGGTGCTGGTGGGTGCCGATGGCGCGCTGCTGGGCGAGGGCTGGAACCTCAATATCGCCAACCATGACCCCAGCGCGCATGCCGAGATCGTGGCGATGCGTGAGGCCGGCAAGGCGCTGGGCAATCATCGGCTGGTCGGCAGCACCTTGTATGTGACGCTGGAACCTTGCGCGATGTGCGCGATGGCGTTGGTGCATGCGCGTATCGCGCGGGTGGTGTTTGCCGCTACCGACCCCAAGACCGGCGCCTGCGGCAGTGTGTTCGACCTGCTGGCTGATCCGCGTCACAACCACCGTGTACAGGTGCTTGGTGGGGTGTTGGCGAAGGACGCCAGCCTGCGCCTGACCAATTATTTCCGTGCCAAGCGCGGCCGTCCGCTGTTGAGCCCCGACGACCTTTGACGCGGCCCGCACCTGTAGCGGGGGTATCATGTGCACCGATATTCCGGCCGGGCGGGCTTTGACCGCCGGCCCCCAGCATGAGGCAGCACATGGCGGACAACAGCGCAGGCAATGACCGGTTGATCTGGATTGATCTGGAAATGACCGGATTGGACACGGACAACGACTCCATCATCGAGATCGCCACCGTGGTCACCGATGGCCAGCTCAATGTGCTGGCCGAAGGGCCGGAATTTGCCATCCATCATTCCGTGGAGGTGCTGGAAGCCATGGACGAGTGGAACCGCAACCAGCACCAGCGCTCCGGGTTATGGCAGCGCGTGCTCGACAGCAGCACCAGCGTAGGCCAGGCCGAAGCCAAAACCATTGCCTTCCTGCAGGAGTGGATCAAGGCCGGCGCGTCGCCGATGTGTGGCAACTCGATCTGCCAGGACCGGCGTTTCCTGCACCGTCAGATGCCGCGCCTGGAGAAGTACTTCCATTACCGCAACCTCGACGTGTCCACGATCAAGGAACTGGCCAAGCGCTGGTCGCCTGCCATTGCCGCCGGGGTCAACAAGACCTCCAGCCATACCGCGCTGAGCGACGTGCACGATTCCATCGCCGAGCTGCGCCACTACCGCCAGTTCATGGGCGCGTTGGCCGGGCTGCCGGAAGCGGGCTGAGGGCGATGAGCGCACTGGTTCCGCGCCTGCACGACAATGCGCAGGACCTGGCCGATCTCCAGCGGGCGGTGGGCTTGTTGGAATCACCCACGCTCACCGCCAAGATGGCCAACCTGATCGGCTCGCCGTTGGAATTCGCGGTGCGCAAGCTGCCCACGGCGGTGTCGTCGCGTATCCAGGGCGTTACCGAGGCGGCCTTGTACAAGGCCGCGCAGACGGCGTTGTGGACGATGGACAACAAGCAACCCGGCAAGGCCGCTTCGCCACGCCTGCACAAGCTGGCAGCGGCCGCGTCCGGGGCGCTGGGCGGTGCCGGCGGTCTGCCGGCGCTGGCGATCGAACTGCCGCTGTCGACCACCATCATCATGCGTGCGGTTGCCGATGTTGCCCGTAGCGAGGGCTTTGATCTTTCGGACATGCTCACCCGCCAGGCCTGCCTGGAAGTGTTTGCCCTGGGTGGCAACTCGGGCAAGGACGATGCCAGCGAGACTGGCTATTACCTGGCGCGCGGCTTCACCACCGAAGTGATGCGGCATCTGTCGGCTGAGTTGGCCGGCAGCGCGGTAAGTGGCGGCCATGGCGTGCTGCTGGGGCTGGGCCCGAAAGAGGCCGGCAAATGGTTGGCCAGGGTGGTGGAGAAAATCGCTGGCAAGTTCGGCGTTGTGGTGTCGGAGAAGTTTGTCGCGCAGGCCGTGCCGGTGATCGGTGCGGTGGCCGGGGCCACCTTGAACACCATGTTCACCGGCTACTACCAGGACATGGCGCGCGGGCACTTCATCATCAAGCGGCTTGAGCAGAAATATGGATTCGAGACGGTGCGCCTGGCCTACGGCGGGGTGACTGGCCGGTTGCACCCCTGAGGCGGTACCGCTCCGCCAGCGCAACGCGCAGACGGGCCGCTGCCTTCACCTGTTGCGAAGCCGATAGCCTCTAGCCTGTATCTTTCTTCCGGAGCGAGGTGACCATGAATCAGTACAAGATCGCGGTTTTCGTCGGCAGTCTGCGCAAGGAGTCCATCAATCGGCGGCTGGCGTTGGCGCTGGAGAAGCTGGCCGGTGACCGCGCCAAGTTTGAATACATTCAGATCGGCGACGTCCCGCTTTACAACCAGGACCACGATACGCAGTTCCCCGCGCAGGGCACGCGCATGAAGAACCAGGTACGTGCGGCCGATGCGGTGTTGTTTGTCACCCCCGAATACAACCGCTCCATTCCCGGCGTGCTCAAGAACGCCATCGATACCGCTTCGCGCCCGTATGGCGACAATGCCTTCGCCGGCAAGCCGGCAGCCGTGGTGGGCACTTCGATCGGTGCCATCGGCAGCGCCCTGGCCCAGCAGCACCTGCGCAACGTGCTGGTATTCGTCGACTTGGCGGTGATGCCACAGCCGGAAGCCTTCCTGCAGTTCAAGGACGGCCTGATCGAGGCTGACGGGACCATCACCAATGACGGCACCCGCAAGTTCCTGCAGGGGTATGTCGACAAGTTCCTGGCCTGGACCGAGCACCAGCAGCACAAGGCATGACCCCGGGCCTGTGGCGGCCGGCGCGGGCGCCGCACATGCGATAATCCCCACCCGGCGCTGCAACGGCGCCGGGTCTGTTTCTGTATGCCAGCCCACTCCCGCGTCGCTGGGCGCTTGGGTTGTGGACAGGTTATCCACAGACTTGTACGTATCCCGGTGGGCCATGCCCACCTACCATGGCCGAACGGCCTTATTGCAGGAAATACGCTTTTCATGTCCGCCCGTACTGGTTTCCGTTCCGACCGCGACCGCGGTGACCGCAGCGACCGCTCTGATCGTACCGAGCAGCGCATTGACGCCTTGCGCGTGCCCCCCCATTCGGTGGAAGCCGAACAGGCCGTACTGGGCGGCTTGATGCTGGCGCCGGAGGCGTATGACCGGGTCAACGAGGCACTGACGGACAAGGACTTCTACCGCCGCGACCACCAGCTGATCTACCGCGCGATCCGTGAGCTCTCCGAGCGCGACCGTCCGTTCGATGCCGTCACCCTGGGTGAGTGGTTCGAATCGCAG from Stenotrophomonas nitritireducens includes these protein-coding regions:
- a CDS encoding NADPH-dependent FMN reductase, whose translation is MNQYKIAVFVGSLRKESINRRLALALEKLAGDRAKFEYIQIGDVPLYNQDHDTQFPAQGTRMKNQVRAADAVLFVTPEYNRSIPGVLKNAIDTASRPYGDNAFAGKPAAVVGTSIGAIGSALAQQHLRNVLVFVDLAVMPQPEAFLQFKDGLIEADGTITNDGTRKFLQGYVDKFLAWTEHQQHKA
- a CDS encoding EcsC family protein yields the protein MSALVPRLHDNAQDLADLQRAVGLLESPTLTAKMANLIGSPLEFAVRKLPTAVSSRIQGVTEAALYKAAQTALWTMDNKQPGKAASPRLHKLAAAASGALGGAGGLPALAIELPLSTTIIMRAVADVARSEGFDLSDMLTRQACLEVFALGGNSGKDDASETGYYLARGFTTEVMRHLSAELAGSAVSGGHGVLLGLGPKEAGKWLARVVEKIAGKFGVVVSEKFVAQAVPVIGAVAGATLNTMFTGYYQDMARGHFIIKRLEQKYGFETVRLAYGGVTGRLHP
- the orn gene encoding oligoribonuclease: MADNSAGNDRLIWIDLEMTGLDTDNDSIIEIATVVTDGQLNVLAEGPEFAIHHSVEVLEAMDEWNRNQHQRSGLWQRVLDSSTSVGQAEAKTIAFLQEWIKAGASPMCGNSICQDRRFLHRQMPRLEKYFHYRNLDVSTIKELAKRWSPAIAAGVNKTSSHTALSDVHDSIAELRHYRQFMGALAGLPEAG
- a CDS encoding sensor domain-containing diguanylate cyclase encodes the protein MLTLIGALVPFANTFYASYTVQRQQLVDTTLDGNYAYANKLAKSTEDFLQASQLQLAYTAQLLAMKMDDVAKLEEEAARLRMMSKSFNSITIFDATGKVLATSPETLGLQGRVLGSEAVKTALREKRPLISAPYQSATGNFIVFINHPIVSATGRYLGAVGGAIYLQKENILDRLLGQHFYVDGSYLYVVDRQKRIIYHPDPKRVGDLVKNNVVVDRVAAGQSGKGGTVNSQGVRMLAGYAPVTSTGWGIVAQRPEAATLAPLAQLMQSTLYRALPATLLTLILILWSARLISRPLHLLADGARKMEDPSSAKDIRSVKSWYFESRELKKALLIGIDAFHKSFTKLREDTATDPLTQLGNRRRLDEALANFERQATTFSVISMDIDHFKKVNDIHGHAAGDAALQQLAQRMREACRAYDVPLRVGGEEFLILLPSTTLATAAQVAERLRKAVEEMKIPTVGTITISLGVANWPQSSFEVEAVLKAADEMLYVSKRSGRNRVSVHQRELGAAG
- the tadA gene encoding tRNA adenosine(34) deaminase TadA — protein: MRHALALADRAQREFDEIPVGAVLVGADGALLGEGWNLNIANHDPSAHAEIVAMREAGKALGNHRLVGSTLYVTLEPCAMCAMALVHARIARVVFAATDPKTGACGSVFDLLADPRHNHRVQVLGGVLAKDASLRLTNYFRAKRGRPLLSPDDL